One Ascaphus truei isolate aAscTru1 chromosome 9, aAscTru1.hap1, whole genome shotgun sequence genomic region harbors:
- the GJD2 gene encoding gap junction delta-2 protein codes for MGEWTILERLLEAAVQQHSTMIGRILLTVVVIFRILIVAIVGETVYDDEQTMFVCNTLQPGCNQACYDKAFPISHIRYWVFQIIMVCTPSLCFITYSVHQSAKQKERRYSTVFLTLDREQDNVKREDSKKIKNTLVNGVLQNTENSTKEAEPDCLEIKEIPNPSIRTTKSKMRRQEGISRFYIIQVVFRNALEIGFLVGQYFLYGFNVPSMYECDRYPCIKEVECYVSRPTEKTVFLVFMFAVSGLCVVLNLAELNHLGWRKIKVAVRGVQAKRKSIYEIRNKDLPRMGVPNFGRTQSSDSAYV; via the exons ATGGGAGAATGGACTATCCTAGAGAGACTTTTGGAGGCTGCTGTCCAGCAGCACTCTACCATGATAGGAAG GATTCTGCTGACGGTGGTTGTGATCTTCAGGATACTCATCGTTGCTATCGTAGGGGAGACGGTTTATGATGATGAGCAGACCATGTTTGTATGCAACACCCTCCAGCCCGGATGCAACCAGGCATGCTATGACAAGGCTTTCCCAATCTCCCACATCAGGTACTGGGTGTTCCAGATTATCATGGTCTGCACCCCGAGCCTCTGCTTTATCACCTACTCCGTCCACCAGTCTGCCAAGCAAAAGGAGAGGAGGTACTCCACTGTCTTCCTCACCTTGGACAGAGAGCAGGACAATGTGAAACGAGAGGACAGCAAAAAGATTAAGAACACTCTGGTCAACGGCGTCCTGCAGAACACAGAGAACTCCACCAAAGAGGCTGAGCCTGACTGCTTAGAGATCAAGGAAATCCCAAACCCCTCTATCAGGACAACCAAATCCAAGATGAGGCGCCAGGAAGGAATCTCCAGGTTCTACATCATCCAGGTGGTCTTCAGAAATGCCCTGGAAATTGGGTTCCTGGTGGGACAGTATTTCCTGTACGGATTTAATGTCCCCTCCATGTATGAGTGTGACCGGTACCCTTGCATCAAAGAGGTAGAGTGCTACGTGTCCAGGCCCACAGAGAAAACAGTGTTTCTGGTCTTTATGTTTGCAGTCAGTGGCCTCTGCGTGGTGCTCAATTTGGCTGAGTTGAACCATTTAGGCTGGAGGAAGATAAAGGTGGCAGTCAGGGGAGTGCAAGCCAAGAGGAAATCAATCTATGAGATCAGGAATAAGGACTTGCCCAGGATGGGGGTGCCCAATTTTGGCAGGACTCAGTCCAGTGACTCAGCCTATGTGTGA